In Nostoc sp. UHCC 0926, a single genomic region encodes these proteins:
- a CDS encoding VOC family protein: protein MTQEQQTAIEGIYEVCIGIPEPISAIQYWEQFGYRIGQVGELTADVANQLYGVNSSLRSIRLYHQNSDHGLIRLMVWQNPTHQGLGTASMKIKGNRWATSLTADILTILNHIEDAKAAGLPIRHTNPYWEVIYNKERKSRPFIEPAIGVREMLLLQPLARQVLFQRFGYTLPDYGQVNHNAALKTSQFTHMGIIVQDDSKETLKFYEEVLGLLRVRDGVETSYESSPAGRDIFDLNPGEKFIVTTFDDPRSSKSDLMAARSGRLYIIRFPEDINLESCFEAAQPGSLGMSLYTYRVKGIQEYCDRIKASTVQKVTDIISNEFGETSFSFVAPDGYFWTLLEGN from the coding sequence ATGACTCAAGAACAACAAACTGCAATTGAAGGGATCTATGAAGTCTGTATCGGCATCCCAGAGCCAATTTCTGCAATTCAGTATTGGGAGCAATTTGGCTATCGCATTGGTCAAGTGGGTGAATTAACCGCAGATGTAGCCAATCAATTATATGGGGTGAATTCATCTTTACGCTCAATCCGCCTCTACCATCAAAATTCAGATCATGGTTTGATTCGGCTGATGGTTTGGCAAAACCCTACGCATCAAGGTTTGGGAACAGCGTCGATGAAAATTAAAGGAAATCGCTGGGCAACAAGTTTAACGGCGGATATTTTAACTATCTTAAATCATATAGAGGATGCAAAAGCCGCAGGTTTGCCTATTAGGCACACTAACCCTTATTGGGAAGTCATCTACAACAAAGAGAGGAAAAGCCGTCCTTTTATTGAGCCAGCAATTGGTGTGCGAGAAATGCTGTTACTGCAACCCTTAGCTCGACAGGTTTTATTTCAACGGTTTGGTTATACACTGCCGGATTACGGACAGGTTAACCATAATGCTGCTCTCAAAACTAGTCAGTTTACCCATATGGGAATCATCGTTCAGGATGACAGCAAAGAAACCCTGAAGTTTTATGAAGAAGTTTTGGGTTTGCTGCGTGTGCGTGATGGTGTCGAAACTAGCTATGAATCTTCGCCAGCAGGTCGAGATATTTTTGACCTTAACCCTGGTGAAAAGTTTATTGTCACTACCTTTGATGATCCCCGTTCTTCTAAGTCTGATCTGATGGCTGCACGCAGTGGTAGGCTTTACATCATTCGATTCCCAGAAGATATTAATTTAGAATCGTGCTTTGAGGCAGCCCAACCAGGTAGCTTAGGTATGTCTTTATATACCTATCGAGTTAAGGGAATACAGGAGTATTGCGATCGCATCAAAGCAAGTACTGTACAAAAAGTTACAGACATTATTAGTAATGAGTTTGGCGAGACTAGTTTCTCCTTTGTTGCGCCAGATGGCTACTTCTGGACTTTGCTAGAAGGTAATTAA
- a CDS encoding calcium-binding protein, translating into MAFIFGTTSPDNLFGTSGNDTIVGWAVGGNANSTSGNDTLNGAAGNDSLAGGTGNDSLIGGDGNDTLNGGTGNDTLIGSAGNDTFKGSQGNDSINGGDGFDTADYSQLGQTITLSGVGTIQKAGGLGQDQLFKVEKVIANANVANNTIDASQSLAGVFITVNLQTQSLAANNVPGLGRLAFTAINFDNVIGTNANDIIVGDNQNNRLSGNNGNDTLDGGTGTDTLNGGAGNDTYIVDTATDIITEAANSGTDIVRSSVTYTLGANIENLRLTESSDISGTGNSLNNLLFGNTSNNTLNGGGGNDTLDGNNGNDILNGGDGNDSLQGGPGNDVLNGGSGNDILIGVFPGSPLPPGLGETDNFTGGPGADRFILGDAVNAFYDDNNTANPGFGDLASITDFDPSQDRIELNGLPQDYRLQVVGSNTRIFLDKPGAEQDEIIGIVQGVVGLTLSSNNFTFL; encoded by the coding sequence ATGGCATTTATTTTCGGCACTACAAGTCCTGACAATCTTTTTGGGACTTCGGGAAATGACACGATAGTTGGTTGGGCTGTTGGTGGTAATGCCAATAGTACCTCCGGTAACGACACCTTGAATGGTGCAGCTGGTAACGATTCCCTCGCTGGTGGGACAGGAAACGACAGTCTAATCGGTGGAGATGGTAATGACACACTTAATGGAGGCACAGGAAACGACACTTTAATCGGTAGTGCAGGAAACGACACCTTCAAAGGCAGTCAGGGTAACGACAGCATTAATGGTGGAGATGGCTTTGATACCGCAGACTACAGTCAACTAGGTCAAACTATTACCTTGTCAGGTGTTGGAACCATTCAAAAAGCTGGTGGATTGGGGCAAGACCAACTCTTTAAAGTAGAAAAGGTTATTGCTAATGCAAATGTTGCCAACAACACCATAGATGCATCCCAATCTTTGGCTGGGGTATTTATCACCGTTAACCTGCAAACCCAAAGTTTGGCTGCCAATAACGTTCCTGGTTTGGGAAGATTGGCATTTACTGCAATCAACTTTGATAATGTCATCGGCACAAATGCAAATGACATCATTGTTGGTGACAATCAAAATAACCGATTATCCGGTAATAATGGCAATGACACACTTGATGGCGGCACAGGTACTGACACCTTGAATGGGGGAGCAGGTAACGACACTTACATTGTCGATACTGCTACTGACATCATTACGGAGGCTGCTAATTCAGGCACAGATATTGTCCGGTCTTCTGTCACCTACACACTAGGCGCCAATATAGAGAATCTGAGGCTGACGGAAAGTAGCGATATCAGCGGGACAGGTAACAGTCTTAACAACTTACTTTTTGGTAATACTTCTAACAACACTTTGAATGGTGGAGGAGGCAATGACACTCTAGATGGTAATAATGGCAATGATATCCTCAATGGTGGTGACGGCAATGATAGTCTACAGGGCGGGCCCGGCAATGACGTACTCAATGGAGGGTCTGGAAACGACATCCTCATCGGTGTTTTCCCTGGTAGTCCGCTTCCACCTGGATTAGGGGAAACTGATAACTTCACTGGCGGGCCTGGGGCAGACAGATTTATCTTGGGAGACGCTGTAAATGCTTTCTACGACGATAACAATACTGCAAATCCTGGTTTTGGGGACTTGGCTAGTATTACTGACTTCGACCCTAGCCAAGATCGAATTGAACTCAATGGACTTCCACAGGACTACCGTCTGCAAGTTGTTGGAAGCAACACACGAATATTCTTAGATAAACCCGGAGCAGAGCAAGATGAAATCATAGGTATTGTGCAGGGGGTAGTGGGTCTCACACTTAGTAGTAACAACTTCACTTTTTTATAA
- a CDS encoding PQQ-dependent sugar dehydrogenase has protein sequence MNSTKSFNQVKRRFTDKFVLKACFLVTKTLLLTIVMLNNGTSVVNAAPQALRSDIKIRKIISTLSTISPSVRIAKDPRNNTLYYLKANGEIYRVNLALSTSTLVYNSSNHKVGQTQGMAIGPDGTIYLVGNADLVNDQTKAIIVKGVINSGTGVRIWSVLATSAGYPKSKTAYDHRFNGVVVSPDGKFIYVNSGSRTDHGEVQSAGGLYPNTREVGLTACILRLPSNGQNLFLANNRATLKTAGYIFAEGTRNTFDMAFASNGDLFGTENGPDRDMSEELNWLRLGHNYGFPWRIGGTDNPQQFSNYNPLKDLLLNPKFGAVTKGYYYNDPSFPARPNITLTEPIRNLGPDADSFRDPQDGKVKDASVVGVTFSTFTAHRSPLGLIFETQGAMSPEFNRNGFVLGWTPGDPSGETLAGPFKDPSQDLLDLKLIKVGTTNYQLQAKRIVQGFSNPIDTEIIGNKIYVLEYGGIQGIWEISMPTK, from the coding sequence ATGAATAGCACCAAATCATTCAACCAAGTTAAACGCAGATTTACTGATAAGTTCGTTCTCAAAGCGTGCTTTTTAGTTACCAAAACACTGTTATTGACAATAGTGATGTTAAATAATGGCACTAGTGTAGTAAATGCTGCACCTCAAGCCTTGCGTTCTGATATTAAGATTCGCAAGATTATATCTACGTTATCGACGATCTCCCCTTCTGTTCGGATTGCAAAAGATCCACGAAACAATACCCTCTATTACTTAAAAGCAAATGGTGAGATTTATCGAGTTAATTTAGCCTTATCTACTAGTACACTTGTCTACAACTCTAGTAATCATAAGGTAGGTCAAACTCAAGGTATGGCTATTGGTCCTGACGGGACAATTTATTTAGTTGGCAATGCAGACCTTGTGAATGACCAGACCAAAGCAATTATTGTTAAAGGGGTAATTAACTCAGGTACAGGAGTTCGCATCTGGTCTGTTTTGGCTACGAGTGCAGGCTATCCCAAAAGCAAAACAGCCTATGATCATCGCTTCAACGGCGTGGTTGTTAGCCCAGATGGTAAGTTTATCTATGTGAATAGCGGTTCTCGTACCGATCATGGTGAGGTTCAGTCTGCTGGTGGTCTATATCCCAATACTCGCGAAGTAGGATTAACCGCCTGTATACTCCGCCTTCCTAGTAATGGCCAAAATCTCTTTCTTGCAAACAATCGAGCAACCTTAAAGACAGCTGGCTATATTTTTGCAGAAGGAACACGCAATACTTTTGATATGGCCTTTGCGTCTAATGGGGATTTGTTTGGCACCGAAAATGGTCCCGATCGCGACATGTCAGAAGAATTAAATTGGCTACGTCTAGGTCATAATTACGGCTTTCCCTGGCGTATAGGCGGGACAGACAATCCCCAACAATTCTCGAATTATAATCCTCTCAAAGACCTTTTGCTAAATCCCAAATTTGGCGCAGTTACAAAAGGCTACTATTATAACGATCCTAGCTTTCCGGCTCGGCCTAATATCACCCTGACTGAACCAATTCGTAATTTGGGACCGGACGCAGACAGTTTCCGCGATCCTCAAGATGGCAAAGTCAAAGACGCTAGTGTTGTTGGGGTAACTTTTAGCACTTTTACAGCACACCGTTCTCCTTTGGGGTTAATTTTTGAAACACAAGGAGCAATGAGTCCAGAATTCAACAGAAATGGATTCGTATTGGGTTGGACACCAGGCGACCCCAGTGGCGAAACACTAGCAGGCCCTTTTAAAGATCCCAGCCAGGATCTGTTGGATTTGAAATTGATTAAAGTAGGAACTACCAACTATCAACTTCAAGCCAAGCGCATTGTCCAAGGCTTCAGCAATCCCATTGATACTGAGATTATCGGCAATAAGATTTATGTTCTGGAATACGGTGGGATTCAAGGAATTTGGGAAATCTCTATGCCCACTAAGTAA
- a CDS encoding rRNA large subunit pseudouridine synthase E produces MTNHYRYIIFYKPYGVLSQFTKDAPTHSTLKDYIDVPDVYPVGRLDWDSEGLLLLTNDGQLQHRLAHPRFGHKRTYWVQVERIPDADAIKRLQTGVEIQDYRTQPAEVRLLPEEPQLPERTPPIRFRKNVPTAWLEMTLTEGKNRQVRRMTAAVGFPTLRLVRVSIAHLQLDDLQLGQWRDLTTSELQFLNYSSKSKSFPPKANAL; encoded by the coding sequence ATGACAAATCATTACCGATATATCATTTTTTACAAACCCTATGGCGTTCTCAGCCAGTTTACAAAAGATGCTCCCACACATAGCACCCTGAAAGATTATATTGATGTACCTGATGTGTATCCTGTGGGACGCTTAGACTGGGATAGTGAAGGGTTGCTGCTGTTAACGAACGATGGGCAATTGCAACATCGCCTCGCCCATCCGCGTTTTGGTCATAAACGTACTTACTGGGTACAGGTAGAGCGAATTCCAGATGCAGATGCGATAAAAAGGTTGCAAACAGGTGTGGAAATTCAAGATTACCGCACTCAACCAGCAGAAGTTAGGCTTTTACCAGAAGAACCACAGCTACCTGAACGCACCCCGCCGATTAGATTTCGCAAAAATGTACCCACAGCTTGGCTGGAAATGACCTTAACAGAGGGAAAAAACCGCCAAGTACGGCGCATGACTGCGGCTGTAGGGTTTCCGACTTTGCGACTGGTCAGGGTCAGCATAGCCCACCTACAATTAGATGACCTACAATTGGGTCAATGGCGCGACCTCACTACATCTGAACTGCAATTTTTGAATTATTCCAGTAAATCGAAAAGTTTTCCTCCAAAGGCGAATGCTCTCTAA
- the hisC gene encoding histidinol-phosphate transaminase has product MTNYFRSNVNAMASYIPGEQPQRGTQIIKLNSNENPYPPSPAALAVLQNIDGEWLRRYPEPFGGEFRQAASKVLGVPSDWIIVGNGSDELLSVIIRACAEPGKKVVYPMPTYVLYRTLTEMQAAEIIEIPYSEDYSLPLKELVAVDGSVTFIASPNSPSGHVVATNDLRKLASQLSGVLVIDEAYVDFTEENALSLVKEYENVIVIRTLSKGYSLAGLRLGFGVANPKLLQGLFKVKDSYNIDAIACAIGSAAITDQAYKNACVAKIKASRTKLATDLKQLGFHLWDSQANFLLAQPREGNAEYLYQKLKERGILIRYFKQPGLDDKLRITVGTDEQNQALVEALIYLLDTDTNSV; this is encoded by the coding sequence ATGACTAACTACTTTCGCTCCAATGTTAATGCAATGGCTAGCTACATTCCCGGTGAGCAGCCCCAACGCGGTACACAGATAATTAAACTCAACAGCAACGAGAACCCCTATCCTCCTTCCCCTGCGGCACTAGCTGTATTGCAGAATATCGATGGCGAGTGGTTGCGCCGGTATCCAGAACCTTTCGGCGGGGAGTTCCGGCAAGCTGCAAGTAAAGTTTTAGGAGTTCCTAGTGATTGGATCATTGTCGGAAATGGCAGTGACGAATTGTTGAGCGTGATAATTCGAGCCTGTGCAGAACCTGGGAAGAAAGTAGTTTATCCGATGCCAACTTACGTGCTATATCGCACATTAACAGAAATGCAAGCTGCGGAAATTATTGAGATTCCCTACAGCGAGGACTACAGTTTACCTTTAAAAGAACTAGTTGCTGTCGATGGTTCTGTGACATTCATTGCGTCGCCTAATAGTCCATCGGGGCATGTGGTAGCAACAAATGATCTAAGAAAATTAGCCAGCCAGTTATCTGGAGTTTTAGTGATTGACGAAGCATATGTAGATTTTACCGAAGAGAATGCATTGAGTTTGGTAAAGGAATACGAAAACGTCATCGTAATTCGCACACTTTCTAAAGGGTACTCGTTGGCAGGATTACGATTGGGCTTTGGGGTGGCGAATCCCAAACTGTTGCAGGGATTGTTTAAGGTGAAGGATAGCTATAACATTGATGCGATCGCTTGTGCAATTGGCTCTGCTGCCATCACCGACCAAGCTTATAAAAATGCTTGTGTAGCAAAGATTAAAGCATCACGGACTAAGTTAGCAACAGACTTAAAACAATTAGGTTTTCATCTTTGGGATTCCCAAGCTAACTTTTTGTTGGCACAGCCAAGAGAAGGAAACGCAGAATATCTCTATCAAAAACTGAAGGAACGGGGAATTTTAATCCGCTACTTCAAGCAACCTGGACTAGATGATAAATTACGCATTACTGTTGGCACCGATGAACAAAATCAGGCTTTAGTGGAGGCGTTGATTTATTTGTTAGATACTGATACTAATTCTGTATGA
- a CDS encoding GNAT family N-acetyltransferase: protein MILETDRLLLRQMTLSDLDALLLVLGDAESMRPLRFVPYIVWRIFIQN from the coding sequence ATGATATTGGAAACCGATCGCCTACTATTGCGGCAAATGACGCTTTCTGACCTCGACGCGCTACTGCTTGTCCTCGGCGATGCAGAGTCGATGCGCCCTTTGCGGTTCGTTCCTTATATAGTTTGGCGCATCTTCATACAGAATTAG
- a CDS encoding class I SAM-dependent methyltransferase — protein MAATISFDRVSDIYDATRRLPPGISEQITDFIINLVSPTAETKFYETGIGTGRIAVPIAKRGYSYTGVDISEKMLAELHQKLEGVSHQLTAIKGDATSLPFADNSFDVALTVHVFHLVSAWKQALAEIRRVLKPGGIYLYTHGNMNFSKVNEDVNQGRFDFQQRWQDIIASYDYPLPGYGATQEEVLGELHEQGANLETVVAAKWQSELTVGKLLEYYRNKVYGNTWHIPDDIFARAIQDLQDWALQHYGSLDYDLSGESRFKIVVVSNWA, from the coding sequence ATGGCTGCAACAATTTCATTCGATCGCGTTTCTGATATTTACGATGCAACACGGCGACTACCGCCTGGAATCTCCGAGCAAATCACTGACTTTATCATCAACTTGGTTTCACCAACAGCAGAAACCAAATTTTATGAAACAGGTATCGGCACTGGTAGAATTGCTGTCCCGATCGCAAAAAGAGGCTATTCTTACACTGGTGTCGATATCTCTGAAAAAATGCTAGCTGAGTTGCACCAAAAGCTAGAGGGTGTGTCTCACCAACTTACAGCAATCAAGGGAGATGCAACTTCTCTACCATTTGCTGATAACTCTTTTGATGTGGCGTTGACAGTTCATGTGTTTCACTTGGTTTCAGCTTGGAAGCAAGCACTAGCAGAAATTCGTCGCGTCCTCAAGCCAGGAGGAATTTACCTCTACACTCACGGTAATATGAATTTCAGCAAAGTTAATGAAGATGTGAATCAGGGTAGGTTTGATTTTCAGCAACGTTGGCAAGATATTATTGCTAGCTATGATTACCCTTTACCTGGCTATGGTGCAACACAAGAAGAGGTTTTAGGTGAGTTGCACGAACAAGGAGCAAATTTGGAAACAGTGGTTGCAGCCAAATGGCAATCTGAACTGACTGTGGGTAAATTGCTTGAATATTATAGAAACAAGGTTTATGGCAATACTTGGCACATCCCGGATGATATCTTTGCCCGTGCAATTCAAGATTTGCAAGACTGGGCTTTGCAACACTACGGCTCTTTAGACTACGATTTGTCTGGTGAAAGTAGGTTCAAGATTGTTGTAGTAAGCAACTGGGCTTAA
- a CDS encoding NUDIX hydrolase, with the protein MQQTINRGLNMVHSFDWILLKSRHIVKDRWISVRSDTCQMPNGTIVDPYYVLEYPTWVNVVALTKNQEIVLVNQYRHGLKKTILELPSGALEVEDISPLAAAKRELLEETGYTSNNFIETGILSPNPANHTNLTHCFLATDIELVANLKLDVTEQIDVVILPIEKLITNIDNGILLQTLHISSLFFALKKLGKVQFS; encoded by the coding sequence ATGCAGCAAACAATAAATAGAGGTTTAAATATGGTACATTCATTCGATTGGATTTTATTAAAATCTAGGCATATAGTAAAAGACAGATGGATTTCAGTCCGATCTGATACTTGTCAAATGCCTAATGGAACAATAGTTGATCCCTATTATGTTCTGGAATATCCAACGTGGGTAAATGTTGTAGCTTTAACAAAAAACCAAGAGATTGTATTAGTAAATCAATATCGTCACGGTCTGAAAAAAACAATTTTAGAATTACCTAGCGGTGCTTTAGAGGTAGAAGATATTTCGCCACTAGCAGCAGCAAAACGCGAGCTATTAGAAGAAACAGGTTACACTAGCAATAATTTTATTGAAACTGGTATACTATCACCAAACCCAGCGAATCATACTAATCTAACCCATTGTTTTTTAGCAACAGATATAGAACTTGTAGCTAATTTGAAGTTAGATGTTACAGAACAAATTGATGTAGTTATATTACCTATAGAAAAGCTAATAACAAATATTGATAATGGTATATTGCTGCAAACATTACATATTAGTTCATTATTTTTTGCTCTAAAAAAACTTGGTAAAGTGCAATTTTCTTAA
- the hpxZ gene encoding oxalurate catabolism protein HpxZ, producing MTTVNDPTVVTEVTDLYLKYEEALCSNNLEVMDSLFWDASEVVRFGITENLYGSEEIRNFRASRPSPKIEREISNLKVVTFGKDAATVTLEFCRNINGVERFGRQSQTWYRFTEGWKVVSAHVSLLPVGISKV from the coding sequence ATGACTACCGTAAATGATCCTACTGTTGTAACTGAAGTAACTGATTTATACCTCAAGTATGAAGAAGCCCTTTGTAGTAATAATTTGGAGGTGATGGATAGCTTGTTTTGGGATGCGTCAGAAGTGGTGCGGTTTGGGATCACAGAAAACCTCTATGGCAGCGAAGAAATTCGTAACTTTCGCGCCTCTCGTCCAAGCCCGAAAATAGAGCGAGAAATCTCAAATCTCAAGGTTGTAACCTTTGGCAAAGATGCAGCAACAGTAACTTTAGAGTTTTGCCGCAATATTAATGGTGTAGAACGTTTCGGGCGACAAAGCCAGACTTGGTACAGATTTACCGAAGGATGGAAAGTGGTTTCAGCCCATGTTTCATTATTGCCAGTGGGAATTTCAAAAGTATGA
- a CDS encoding MFS transporter, producing MEASTKSQVMLRAFSSRNFRLYYIGQAISLIGTSMTQVATSWLVYRLTDSAWLLGLVGFASQIPTLVLIPLGGIVADRTNRHQILLVAQILGMLQSLALTWLALNGTINVWQIALLGVFQGIINAFDIPTRQAFLPETVNKENLGNAIALYSSLVSVSVMLGPAIAGLLIAAVGSGLCFLLDTISYVAVIIALLGMQLTSKTVVISGRKPLEELKTSFNYAFGFLPIRSVLIGSALVCCVWGFYLALGPIFAKEILQGGPNTFGFLMTASSLGTLAGGIYLTRHNNVLELGKVLALGIGFMGVSLIVFALSRVFWLSLLSLLAAGFGFILQIIAGRTLLQLLVSDENRGQITGLYVMASTGAVPIGNLIAGALASKIGSSNTVILGASICIAGSIFFMQQISTFRDQIIRN from the coding sequence ATGGAAGCATCAACAAAATCGCAGGTCATGCTTCGTGCTTTTAGTTCCAGAAATTTTCGTCTGTACTACATAGGTCAGGCAATTTCTCTAATTGGTACGTCAATGACCCAGGTGGCTACTAGCTGGCTGGTGTATCGCCTCACCGATTCTGCCTGGTTGCTGGGTCTGGTGGGTTTTGCCAGCCAAATTCCCACTCTTGTTTTGATTCCTCTGGGTGGAATTGTTGCTGATCGCACGAACCGCCACCAGATTCTGCTTGTCGCCCAGATTTTGGGGATGCTTCAGTCTTTAGCTCTGACTTGGCTGGCCTTGAATGGTACTATTAACGTCTGGCAGATTGCACTTCTTGGTGTGTTCCAAGGGATAATCAACGCCTTCGATATTCCCACCCGACAGGCATTTCTACCAGAAACGGTCAACAAGGAAAATCTTGGTAATGCAATTGCCTTGTACTCCTCCCTGGTTAGCGTTTCAGTAATGCTTGGGCCTGCGATCGCGGGCTTGTTAATTGCGGCGGTGGGATCGGGGCTTTGTTTTCTGCTCGATACTATCAGTTACGTTGCTGTAATTATTGCCCTTTTGGGAATGCAACTGACATCGAAAACAGTTGTCATTTCTGGGCGCAAACCTTTAGAAGAATTGAAAACTAGTTTTAACTATGCCTTCGGATTTTTGCCAATTCGATCAGTCTTGATTGGTTCAGCTTTAGTCTGCTGTGTGTGGGGATTTTACTTAGCTTTGGGGCCGATTTTCGCCAAGGAAATTTTGCAGGGCGGGCCTAACACCTTCGGCTTCTTGATGACAGCTTCCAGTTTAGGAACCTTAGCTGGTGGTATCTATTTAACTAGGCATAACAATGTACTGGAGTTGGGTAAAGTTCTGGCATTGGGCATAGGCTTTATGGGGGTAAGCCTAATTGTTTTTGCCCTATCCCGTGTGTTCTGGCTTTCGCTGCTCTCGTTGTTGGCAGCTGGTTTCGGCTTTATTTTGCAGATAATTGCCGGACGCACTTTGCTTCAATTGTTGGTGAGCGATGAAAATCGTGGGCAAATTACAGGTCTTTACGTTATGGCATCTACAGGCGCAGTACCTATAGGCAACTTAATAGCTGGCGCACTAGCAAGCAAAATTGGTAGTAGCAATACTGTTATCCTTGGTGCAAGTATTTGTATTGCAGGCTCCATTTTCTTTATGCAGCAAATCTCCACCTTTCGTGACCAAATAATTCGTAATTAA
- a CDS encoding sulfite exporter TauE/SafE family protein, whose protein sequence is MPPSLTLFHSLLLFSTAFIAGGLNAVAGGGSFITFPTLIFTGVSPIAANATNNTAIWVAALASAGAYRKDLDIERRDFLLLCGVSLVGGVIGSVALLYTSPDVFKKLIPYLLLLATLMFTFGEPFKKWLQRQSQKSSPESVPLFNLVLAQLAIAIYGGFFGAGLGILMLATLTFLGIKSIHTVNAFKTFLGSCINGIAIIPFIFAGVIVWHQAILMAVGGSLGGYLSAHYARKLEPHLIRKFVMIVAFSMTAYFFIHG, encoded by the coding sequence ATGCCGCCATCTTTAACACTTTTCCATAGTTTACTTCTGTTTAGTACCGCTTTCATCGCAGGCGGATTAAATGCTGTAGCGGGTGGTGGAAGCTTTATCACATTTCCAACTCTCATCTTTACGGGTGTATCCCCGATCGCAGCTAACGCCACCAATAATACCGCGATTTGGGTGGCTGCTCTAGCAAGTGCTGGAGCATATCGTAAAGATTTAGACATCGAGCGGCGAGATTTTTTACTTTTATGTGGTGTCAGTTTAGTTGGTGGTGTAATTGGCTCCGTAGCTTTGTTATATACTTCTCCAGATGTGTTTAAAAAGCTTATTCCCTATCTGTTACTGCTGGCAACCCTGATGTTTACCTTTGGTGAACCTTTCAAAAAGTGGTTACAGCGTCAAAGCCAGAAGTCATCGCCTGAGTCTGTACCCTTGTTTAATTTGGTACTGGCTCAACTAGCGATCGCAATTTATGGCGGTTTTTTCGGCGCAGGTTTAGGAATTTTAATGCTGGCAACTCTGACATTTTTAGGTATCAAAAGTATTCATACCGTGAATGCCTTTAAAACATTTTTAGGAAGTTGCATTAATGGTATTGCGATTATTCCATTTATTTTTGCAGGTGTAATTGTTTGGCATCAAGCTATTTTGATGGCAGTAGGTGGCTCTCTTGGTGGTTATTTAAGTGCCCATTATGCTCGTAAACTTGAACCGCACTTAATTCGGAAATTTGTCATGATTGTTGCCTTCAGTATGACTGCCTACTTTTTTATTCACGGTTAA
- a CDS encoding HAD family hydrolase, translating to MLFTAVLFDLDGTLTDPKLGITRCIQYALSELGYKPPEADELHWCIGPPLKDSFSQLLKTLDGTVIEQAISLYRRRFATIGLFENSLYPQIPEILKAIRFAGYKTFVATSKPYIYAMRIIEYFGLSLLFDAVYGSELDGSRSVKGDLIHHILLTEKLLPSTVVMVGDRSHDIIGAKHHHIASIGVTYGYGTEEELKAHGADLIAHSPSDIPKLIIRK from the coding sequence ATGCTTTTCACCGCTGTCCTTTTTGATTTAGACGGGACATTAACAGATCCTAAACTTGGTATCACTCGATGCATTCAGTATGCTTTATCTGAACTTGGTTACAAACCACCGGAAGCTGATGAATTGCATTGGTGTATTGGCCCACCACTGAAAGACAGCTTTTCGCAGTTATTGAAGACCTTAGATGGCACAGTAATTGAACAGGCTATTTCACTGTATCGCCGTCGCTTTGCCACCATTGGATTATTTGAAAACTCCCTTTATCCGCAGATTCCAGAAATTCTAAAAGCCATTCGTTTTGCTGGTTATAAAACTTTTGTCGCAACTTCCAAACCATATATTTATGCTATGCGGATTATTGAATATTTTGGTTTATCGTTGCTTTTTGATGCTGTTTATGGTAGTGAACTTGACGGAAGTCGAAGCGTTAAAGGCGACTTAATTCACCATATTTTATTAACAGAAAAACTTTTACCTTCCACTGTGGTGATGGTAGGCGATCGCTCACATGACATCATTGGAGCCAAGCACCATCACATTGCTTCAATTGGCGTTACCTATGGCTATGGAACTGAGGAGGAATTGAAAGCTCATGGTGCTGACTTGATTGCCCATTCTCCAAGTGATATTCCCAAATTAATAATTCGTAAATAA